In Aliivibrio fischeri, the sequence TATGATGCTGTCTGTTTGGCTGTTGGTGCTTCAAAAGCCGTTGAAATGCATTATCAAGGCAGTGAGCTTGGTGGTTGTTATTTAGGTGTTGATTACTTAAAAGATTACGTAACAGAATCTAAATTAACGACAGGTAAAAAAGTCGCGGTTATTGGTGGTGGTAATACGGCGATTGATTGTGCTCGTACAGCGGTGCGTGATGGTGCCGATACAACGCTTATTTATCGTCGTACTCGTGAAGAGATGCCAGCAGAAGATTATGAAGTGGTTGAAGCTGAACATGAAGGTGTTAAGTTCCATTTTTTAACTAACCCTGTTGAAAATATTGCTGATGAAAATGGACGAGTAGCTCAAGTTCGCTTGGAGAAAATGGCATTAGGTGAACCTGATGCGTCTGGTCGTCGTAGTCCTCAGGCAACCGGTGAATTTTTCATTGAAGAGTTTGATACCGTGATTTCTGCGGTATCACAAAAACCGGATTTAAGCTTTTTAGAGAACGATACGATTGATTTGCCACTGACTCGTTGGAATACCGCTGACGCAAACAGTTTGACAATGCACAGTGGTGTGAAAAATATTTTTAGCATCGGTGATTTCCGTCGTGGTCCTGCGACGGCGATTGAAGCGGTTGCTGATGGCCGTATTGCTGCAGAAGCGATTGATCGTTTCTTTAACGGTGACATGGAGAAAATCCCAACCAAACCGTTTAATTCTCAAAAAGAGAAGAAGACTAAGCAAGTTGATCCTAAGCACTTTGAACATATCCAAAAAGCAATGCGAGTCATCATGCCTGAGTTAACGGCAGAGCAACGTGAACAAAGCTTTGATGAAGTTGAAACGGGCTTTGATAACTTGGATGCAATACGTGAAGCTGAGCGTTGCTTAGAGTGTGCATGTCAGGCAAACACCAATTGTGGACTGCGTGATTACGCAACGGAATATAAAGCGGATGAAACGGATTTAAGCAACGAAAGTAAACAGAAGTTTGCTATTGATACCAGCTCTGAATTCATCGTGTTTGATGCCAACCGTTGTATTAGTTGTGGTCAATGTGTTGAAGCGTGTAACGAAAAAGGCGTGCATGGCGTTTTAAGCTTCATGAAAAATGAAGATGGAACTAATGCCTCTCGTCCTGAATGTCGTGCAGGGTTTGAGCACGGTTATCAAATGGGTAACTCAAACTGTGTACAATGTGGTGCGTGTGTTCAAGCGTGTCCTGTTGGCGCATTGGTTGATTCTCGTGATAAATCTCAAGGCCGAATCGAAGTTTTAAAACCGGTTGATACGATTTGTACATACTGCGGTGTGGGTTGTAAGTTAACCATGATGGTTGATGAATCAACAAACAAAATTAAATACGTTCAAGGCGCTAAATCGTCTCCTGTGAACGAAGGCATGCTGTGTGTTAAAGGTCGCTTTGGTTTTGATTTTGTTAGCAGTGATGAGCGTTTAAAAACACCGTTAATTCGTAAAAATGGTGAGTTAATTCCTGCTAGTTGGGAAGAGGCGATCACATTAGTTGCTGATAAGTTCAGTACCATTAAATCTCAACATGGCGGCAATGCGTTAGCGGGATTCTCGTCGGCAAAAACCACCAATGAAGATAACTACGCATTCCAAAAATTAGTACGTCGTGAGTTTGAAACCAATAACCTTGACCACTGTGCACGCTTATGTCACTCAACGACGGTAACGGGCTTAGAAGCGTCTATTGGTAGTGGGGCGATGACCAATGATATTCCAAGTATTAAACATTCTGATCTGATCTTTATTATTGGTTCAGATACCACATCAGCTCACCCGATCATTGCTTCTCACATTAAACAAGCCATCCGTCATCACGGTGCTCGTTTGATTGTTGCGGATCCAAAGCAAGTAGATATCTCTGATCATGCTGAGCTGTATGTAGCACAACGTCCGGGTACGGATGTGATGCTACTTAACGGTATTATGCAGCAGATCATCAAAAATAACTGGCACGATCAGGCATACATCGCTGAACGTGTTGAAGGTTTTGATGAACTAAAAGCAGAAGTCATGTCAGAGGCGTATTCACCTGAGAAAATTGAGTTAATCACAGGCGTAAAAGCACAAGATGTGATTGAAATGGCACGTTACATTGGTACTGCTAAACGTACTGCTATTTATTATTCAATGGGTATTACGCAGCATACGACGGGCCATGATAACGTTCGATCTATTGCTAACTTACAAATGCTGTGTGGCAACATTGGTATTGAAGGTGGTGGTATTAATCCACTTCGTGGTCAATCAAACGTACAAGGTGCGTGTGATATGGGTGCGTTGCCAACAGATTTCCCAGGTTACCAAAAGGTCGAGAATCCTGCGGTTTATGAGAAATTTGTAAAAGCGTGGAATAAGCCAACATTGCCAAGTAAGAAAGGCTTAACATTAACAGAAATCATTGATGCAGCCTGCCATGAACAAGTAAAAGGTCTATTTGTGATGGGTGAGAACCCAGTATTGAGTGACCCTGATCAAGCACACGTTATTCACGGTTTAGAGAAATTAGATTTCCTAGTTGTACAAGATATCTTTATGACAGAAACCGCAGCGTATGCTGATGTGATTTTACCGTCGTGCTCATTTGCAGAAAAAGCGGGTCATTTTACCAATACTGAGCGCCGTGTTCAGCGTATCTCACCTGCGGTAAATCCTCCGGGTGAAGCGAAAGAAGATTGGTGGATCATTCAAGAAATTGCTAATGCAATGGGTGGTGAATGGAATTACCAATCGGTTGAAGATATTACTGAGGAAATCACTCAAGTGACGCCTCAGTACCAAGGTATGCATTGGGATGCGATTGGTAAAAATGGACTTCAATGGCCGTGTAATGATGCGAATCTACAAGGCACTCGCATTATGCATAATCAGCAGTTCTTACGTGGTAAAGGCCAAATGGCAGCGGTTCCATTTAGATATGCGGCAGAGCTTCCAGATGAAGAGTATCCATTAGTATTAACAACGGGTCGCTTATTGGAGCAGTACCATACAGGCACCATGACACGTAAAACCAAAGGGTTGAACAACCTTGCTGGTCCGCGCGCTATGATGAGTGTGGCAGATGCTGAGCGCTTAGGTATTTCAAACAGTGAGATGGTTCGAGTATCAACACGCCGTGGTACGATTGAAGCACCAGCATTTGTGACTAAGCGTATGCAAGAAGGGGTGATATTTGTACCGTTCCATTTTGTGGAAGCGGCAGCGAATAAACTGACCACAACAGCACTTGATCCTCATGCCAAGATCCCTGAGTTTAAAGTCGCAGCAGTGAAGGTAGAAAAGGTATTACAACCAGAACCTGAAGTCTGTGTATAAATAATGTAATAACGTAAAATAAAATGCCGATGATTTGAGTAATCATCGGGCATTTTTTATGTTTAGAAATAGTGTTATGAATTACTTATTGTTGATGGCGTTCAACTCTGCAATTTTCACAATCACATCAACCGCTTGTTTCATGCCATTAATCGTAATGAATTCATGAATACCGTGGAAGTTATAACCACCTGTAAAGATATTAGGGCAAGGTAAACCCATGAAGGATAAACGAGCGCCATCCGTACCGCCACGAATAGGCTTGATATCAGGTTGAATGTCACACGCTGTCATTGCTTCTTTAGCTAATTCAATCACGTGTGGGTGAGGTTCTACCATTTCACGCATATTAAAGTAGCTATCGGTTAAGACTAATTCAACGCGACCTTTCTCTAATTTTGCATTTAATTCATTCACTTTTTGCTGCATAAAGGCTTTACGCTCAGCCATACCTTCACGGCTAAAATCACGAACAATATAACCAAGTTCGGTTTTGGCTACGCCTGCGTTCATTGATTTTAAATGATAGAAACCTTCATAGCCTTCGGTGCCTTCTGGTGTTTCATCTGCTGGCATCATCATTTGAAATTGAGCTGCGATATTCATGGAGTTAACCATCTTACCTTTAGCCGTACCCGGATGAACGTTCACACCATGACAAATGACATCCGCACTTGTGGCATTAAAGTTTTCATATTCCAACTCACCTACAGGGCCGCCATCGATAGTGTAAGCCCATTTTGCATTGAACTTCTTAACATCAAATAGGTTTGCGCCACGTCCAATCTCTTCATCGGGAGTGAAGCCGATACAAATATCACCGTGTGGGATCTCTGGGTTCGCTTTTAATACAGCAATGGCAGTTAGGATTTCGGCAATGCCTGCTTTGTTATCAGCACCAAGTAAAGTTGTACCATCTGTGGTGATCAAATCGTGACCGATTAAGTTGAGTAAGTCAGGGAACTGGTTTGGTGTTAATTCTTCACCACTAGTGCCAAGGGTTATTGTGTCGCCTTGATAATTATTGATGATTTGTGGTTTTACATCTTCACCTGATGCATCAGGGGCTGTGTCCATGTGAGCAATAAAGCCAATTGCAGGCACATCATAGTCTACGTTTGAAGGCAAACGCCCCATGACATAACCATTTTCATCAATAGAGACATCAGAAAGTTCTAATTCATTTAATTCAGAAACTAGTTGGTTAGCCAAATTGAATTGTTTTTCAGTGCTTGGACATTGTGGTGCAGAAGGATTGGATTGAGTATCAATACTCACATAAGAAAGAAAGCGTTCTACAAGGTCTTTCATGATATTCACTCTATGTAATTGAAAACAAAATTGAGTGAAAGTATTGATCAAAAAGGTATTTTAAAGTTTGCGATGGGTCATAAAAAACAAAGTGGTTAGCGCATATTTAGATTATATGCGCTAAGTAAAAATAGTTATTTCTTATCTTTAGCTTTTAAGATGAAACCAAATTGTTCAATTAAATTGCTGATAGATTTAAACAACATAGTACGTTCTGATTTCGAGTATTTTGATAGTTCCTGATGGAACTCAATAACATCAGACATTGTGACCCCTAGCCAGTCGGGAATATTATCACTACCTGAAATGATCCAACCAATCTCTTTTCTCAGAATAAAGCTTAAAGGGATCAATTTGGATATATGAGGGCTAGAAAGTCCGCTAGTCCAGTTAATTACCGTTCTTGTAGAGACGTCACATGCTGTAGCAATTTGAGAATTAGATAGTCCTAGCTCTGTTTTTCTTGCCTCGATCCGTCGAGAAATGCTTTCCATAGAGGTGCTTTCATCTAACACAATTATATACCTCGGAAATGTTAATTTTTAAAAACGGTTTCATTATTGAGAGAAATAATATTTCAGACTTTTATAGTTACATAAGAAATAAAGTTCATTTTGTGATTTTATTCTAAATAATAGGAACTATGCACTTTATTTAAGATGTTCTTTCTTTCAAGAATAAACGTTTTTAAATCGTCGAATTTTAAAAGAGTTAACACGAATATGTGATAACTAGATGTTGCGTGTTAAGATAAAAGTAAATTAATTTATTTTTATCTTATTGATTATTATCCAATAAGAGTGTATCGGATTGATTGTATGGCTGCATATTAATCATATTTAGATAGTATTGCAAATAGTTTATAGAATAAATATCTAATTAATTAATGTGAAAGTGTTTTATAATGTTATTATTATTTTAATATGTGTATGGAATAGGTTTTTAAATACATTTCATTCATTTTCTATTAATAACTTGTTCACTATGGCGAAATATGATTAGATATACTTTTATTAAGGTAATGTATTAATTTATGGTTAATTGTTTGTGTGTTTTTAGGGGGGGGAATGGCAATAGCAAGACATATTCAAGCATCGGTTACTTTTGATACTTTGCCATCGGACATTTATCTATTATTTGATGCATTTCGCTCTAACACAGAGACAAGATCTCATTCTCACTCTTGGGGGCAATTACAAATTATAAGTGGTGGGATTTTAGAGTTAGAAGCAGAAGGGCATCGTTTTTTAGCACCTTCTCATTTTGCTATATGGGTACCTGCTGGTGTGCAACACCAAAGTTATAATCGAAAACCGATAGCGTATTGTTCGGTAAATATTATCCCTGAACTTGCGAAACAATTACCTGACCATACCTGTTTATTAGAAGTCAGCCCTTTAGTTGAAGTTTTAATTGCGGAATTACGTGAGAATAAGATCCAGCAACCTCAGAATGAACAGCAGGAAAGGTTAATTCATGTTCTTTTTGATCAGCTTCTAATTGCTAAGCAGAGTGAGCGATTTTTACCTACATCACAAGATAAGTTGCTTAAACCTATTTTAGAGGCGCTAGAAGCGAATCCTGCAGATGAAACATCTTTAGCTCAATGGGCAGCAAGAAATCATACAACAGAAAGAACATTGGCTCGTCATTGCCAAAATGAATTAGGCATGAGTTTTACTGAATGGCGCTTACGGATCCGATACCTTTATTCTTTGGATTTATTGCGAAAGAAGATGTCGATTAAAGAAATTGCGTTTAGTTTAGGCTATAACCAAACCAGTCCTTTTATCACTATGTTTAAACGATACGCGGATTGCACTCCCGAGCAGTATAAATTAAAACATTCAATATAATGTATTAACGCTGGTCGTTTTTTTGAGCAAATCTAAAAGAAAAAAATACGATAAATAAAAAACTTAAGGGAATAATGGCTGCAGTAATTTCAAGCCAGTAAGCACCTGAAAATAAACTACTTAAAATCAAATGGCCTACAATAGATAGAAGAGCACAGAGAATAGCAATTAGAATCAGTTTTAGTTCTGGTGACATAAGCATTTTATTGATAATTAGTGTTGTCATTACTTTAACACGAGTGTATCTACGAAAAAGGATTAGATGTGTGATGAGGAGAGCAGAGTGATACGAAATGAATATATTGATTATCTATTAGCGAAACCATGCTGTGAAGATTCTTTTCCATTTGGTCCTGAAGCTCATGTTTTTAAGGTATTTAATAAAATGTTTGCACTTATAGGGTATAGGAATGAACAGTTAAGCATTACCCTTAAAGCGGCACCGGAAGATGTTACGTTTTTAACGGAGGAATTTACCTCTATTGAACGAGGTTATCATATGAACAAAAAGCATTGGATAACCATTACGCCTTCAAGTGATATTACAGTCAGTATGATAGAAGCGTGGATTGATGACTCATATTCTCTGGTTACATCAAAGTTAACCAAATTAGAGAAAAGTCAGATTAAAAAATAACAACACAACGACTTCTTCTATTTAGACGTTCAAAGTATGTACTAGATAAATAGGGTTGGTAAAACAGCCATTTCCAA encodes:
- a CDS encoding MmcQ/YjbR family DNA-binding protein; translation: MIRNEYIDYLLAKPCCEDSFPFGPEAHVFKVFNKMFALIGYRNEQLSITLKAAPEDVTFLTEEFTSIERGYHMNKKHWITITPSSDITVSMIEAWIDDSYSLVTSKLTKLEKSQIKK
- a CDS encoding helix-turn-helix transcriptional regulator, translating into MAIARHIQASVTFDTLPSDIYLLFDAFRSNTETRSHSHSWGQLQIISGGILELEAEGHRFLAPSHFAIWVPAGVQHQSYNRKPIAYCSVNIIPELAKQLPDHTCLLEVSPLVEVLIAELRENKIQQPQNEQQERLIHVLFDQLLIAKQSERFLPTSQDKLLKPILEALEANPADETSLAQWAARNHTTERTLARHCQNELGMSFTEWRLRIRYLYSLDLLRKKMSIKEIAFSLGYNQTSPFITMFKRYADCTPEQYKLKHSI
- the fdhF gene encoding formate dehydrogenase subunit alpha, producing the protein MMKITIDKQTFTIDEEITLLAAAKECNVEIPSLCGNNINGEKVPCDLCVVEIEGQGIQRACETQAVDGMQVITSSEALVKRRQSALNKILSDHYADCEAPCQTACPAGVDIQSYLYHISQNDHQKAIEVIKRTLPMPLSIGRVCPAFCETECRRGLVDEPLAIRQLKRHAADVDLHAQESYVPPKKAGKGKSIAVIGSGPGGLTCGYYLTNEGYSVTVFESMPKAGGWLRYGIPEYRLPKSILDKEIELMCRNGMEIQTSVKLGEDFSLTQLSDEYDAVCLAVGASKAVEMHYQGSELGGCYLGVDYLKDYVTESKLTTGKKVAVIGGGNTAIDCARTAVRDGADTTLIYRRTREEMPAEDYEVVEAEHEGVKFHFLTNPVENIADENGRVAQVRLEKMALGEPDASGRRSPQATGEFFIEEFDTVISAVSQKPDLSFLENDTIDLPLTRWNTADANSLTMHSGVKNIFSIGDFRRGPATAIEAVADGRIAAEAIDRFFNGDMEKIPTKPFNSQKEKKTKQVDPKHFEHIQKAMRVIMPELTAEQREQSFDEVETGFDNLDAIREAERCLECACQANTNCGLRDYATEYKADETDLSNESKQKFAIDTSSEFIVFDANRCISCGQCVEACNEKGVHGVLSFMKNEDGTNASRPECRAGFEHGYQMGNSNCVQCGACVQACPVGALVDSRDKSQGRIEVLKPVDTICTYCGVGCKLTMMVDESTNKIKYVQGAKSSPVNEGMLCVKGRFGFDFVSSDERLKTPLIRKNGELIPASWEEAITLVADKFSTIKSQHGGNALAGFSSAKTTNEDNYAFQKLVRREFETNNLDHCARLCHSTTVTGLEASIGSGAMTNDIPSIKHSDLIFIIGSDTTSAHPIIASHIKQAIRHHGARLIVADPKQVDISDHAELYVAQRPGTDVMLLNGIMQQIIKNNWHDQAYIAERVEGFDELKAEVMSEAYSPEKIELITGVKAQDVIEMARYIGTAKRTAIYYSMGITQHTTGHDNVRSIANLQMLCGNIGIEGGGINPLRGQSNVQGACDMGALPTDFPGYQKVENPAVYEKFVKAWNKPTLPSKKGLTLTEIIDAACHEQVKGLFVMGENPVLSDPDQAHVIHGLEKLDFLVVQDIFMTETAAYADVILPSCSFAEKAGHFTNTERRVQRISPAVNPPGEAKEDWWIIQEIANAMGGEWNYQSVEDITEEITQVTPQYQGMHWDAIGKNGLQWPCNDANLQGTRIMHNQQFLRGKGQMAAVPFRYAAELPDEEYPLVLTTGRLLEQYHTGTMTRKTKGLNNLAGPRAMMSVADAERLGISNSEMVRVSTRRGTIEAPAFVTKRMQEGVIFVPFHFVEAAANKLTTTALDPHAKIPEFKVAAVKVEKVLQPEPEVCV
- a CDS encoding helix-turn-helix domain-containing protein; protein product: MLDESTSMESISRRIEARKTELGLSNSQIATACDVSTRTVINWTSGLSSPHISKLIPLSFILRKEIGWIISGSDNIPDWLGVTMSDVIEFHQELSKYSKSERTMLFKSISNLIEQFGFILKAKDKK
- the pepT gene encoding peptidase T, with the protein product MKDLVERFLSYVSIDTQSNPSAPQCPSTEKQFNLANQLVSELNELELSDVSIDENGYVMGRLPSNVDYDVPAIGFIAHMDTAPDASGEDVKPQIINNYQGDTITLGTSGEELTPNQFPDLLNLIGHDLITTDGTTLLGADNKAGIAEILTAIAVLKANPEIPHGDICIGFTPDEEIGRGANLFDVKKFNAKWAYTIDGGPVGELEYENFNATSADVICHGVNVHPGTAKGKMVNSMNIAAQFQMMMPADETPEGTEGYEGFYHLKSMNAGVAKTELGYIVRDFSREGMAERKAFMQQKVNELNAKLEKGRVELVLTDSYFNMREMVEPHPHVIELAKEAMTACDIQPDIKPIRGGTDGARLSFMGLPCPNIFTGGYNFHGIHEFITINGMKQAVDVIVKIAELNAINNK